One window from the genome of [Clostridium] celerecrescens 18A encodes:
- a CDS encoding alpha/beta hydrolase, with protein sequence MRIEKRQIVVPGQLTGPVCLTGYLLDSISVNPDMLRPAIIVLPGGGYSRRSDRESEPIALQFMSMGCHAFVLNYSVDPNRFPTSLRELAEAVAVIRQHAAEWKVDTNKIIPCGFSAAGHLACSLGVFWDRDFVWEAIDRTPEEIRPDGLILNYPVITSGEFKHAGSILSLLGENATKEEKEAVSLENFVTEKTPKAFLWHTYTDAAVPLENSLLLASAMRRHGVNFELHVYPAGCHGLSLASEETAGSNESLLEPSCQSWISLAKTWLSNF encoded by the coding sequence ATGAGAATTGAGAAAAGACAAATCGTTGTACCAGGACAGTTGACCGGCCCGGTGTGTTTGACTGGTTATTTACTGGACAGCATAAGCGTTAACCCGGATATGCTTCGCCCTGCAATTATTGTGCTTCCAGGAGGCGGATACAGCCGGCGGTCAGATCGGGAGAGTGAGCCCATAGCCTTGCAGTTTATGTCCATGGGCTGTCATGCATTTGTTTTGAATTACAGCGTTGACCCCAATCGTTTCCCTACTTCCCTAAGAGAACTTGCTGAAGCGGTGGCCGTCATCCGGCAGCACGCAGCAGAGTGGAAGGTTGACACGAATAAAATCATTCCATGCGGTTTTTCTGCCGCCGGGCATTTGGCCTGCAGTCTTGGGGTTTTCTGGGACAGAGATTTTGTGTGGGAAGCCATAGATCGGACTCCGGAGGAGATCCGTCCGGACGGGCTGATTTTAAATTACCCTGTGATCACAAGCGGGGAATTTAAGCATGCCGGTTCTATCTTAAGTCTTTTGGGCGAGAATGCGACAAAGGAAGAAAAGGAAGCGGTATCCCTAGAGAACTTTGTTACGGAAAAGACACCAAAAGCTTTCCTGTGGCATACGTATACCGATGCCGCTGTGCCCCTTGAAAACAGCCTGCTCCTGGCTTCGGCCATGAGAAGGCATGGCGTGAATTTTGAACTTCATGTATATCCTGCGGGATGCCACGGTCTGTCTCTGGCCAGCGAAGAAACCGCAGGCTCCAATGAGTCCCTCTTAGAACCTTCCTGCCAGAGCTGGATTTCTCTTGCGAAAACCTGGCTTTCTAATTTTTAA
- a CDS encoding L-ribulose-5-phosphate 4-epimerase, translating to MLEDLKRLVYETNMELPKYGLVTFTWGNVSAIDRESGMFVIKPSGVDYNKLKPEDMVVMDLEGRKVEGRYHPSSDTATHLELYRAFPKIGGIVHTHSSWATSWAQSGRGIPCYGTTHADYIYGEVPCLRCLTKEEIEEGYEKHTGLLIADYFKDKEYLAVPACLCKNHGPFTWGKDPKEAVHNAVVLEEVAKMAYRCEQINPDVIPAPQELQDKHYLRKHGANAYYGQKNGENER from the coding sequence ATGTTAGAAGACTTAAAGCGGCTTGTTTATGAAACTAATATGGAACTGCCCAAGTACGGTCTTGTCACCTTTACCTGGGGCAATGTGAGCGCTATAGACCGTGAAAGTGGTATGTTTGTTATTAAGCCCAGCGGTGTAGATTATAACAAGCTTAAGCCGGAAGATATGGTGGTTATGGATTTAGAGGGCAGAAAGGTGGAAGGAAGATATCACCCTTCTTCTGATACTGCCACCCATCTGGAACTTTATAGGGCATTCCCAAAGATCGGCGGGATCGTGCACACCCATTCTTCCTGGGCGACCAGCTGGGCCCAGTCCGGGCGGGGAATCCCCTGCTATGGCACTACCCATGCGGATTATATATACGGAGAGGTTCCCTGCCTTCGCTGCCTGACAAAGGAAGAGATTGAGGAAGGGTATGAGAAACACACGGGGCTTCTGATTGCAGACTATTTTAAGGACAAAGAGTATCTGGCAGTACCGGCCTGTCTCTGTAAAAACCACGGACCTTTTACCTGGGGGAAGGATCCCAAAGAGGCTGTGCATAACGCAGTGGTATTGGAAGAGGTAGCCAAAATGGCTTATCGGTGTGAGCAGATCAATCCGGATGTCATCCCTGCACCACAGGAGCTGCAGGATAAGCATTATTTAAGAAAGCATGGGGCCAATGCATATTATGGTCAAAAGAATGGGGAGAATGAAAGATAG
- the pepV gene encoding dipeptidase PepV → MYRKEIEEYIESHKQEMIEDICTLCRINSEKMPYREGMPYGPGAFEALNEALDIAESYGFSITNYDNYVGTADLNDKERQLDILAHLDVVPAGEGWKETEPFEPVVKGDKLFGRGTADDKGPAVAALYAMRAVKELNIPLNKNVRLILGTDEECGSSDIAHYYAIEKEAPMTFSPDGSFPVVNTEKGGLNGHFTAEWAASDQLPKLVSLEAGTKVNVVPGKANAVVTGLDAKVLEHAAAECEKRTGIRFELKLDEDTANITAIGESAHASLPEEGNNALTGLLLFLTELPLAESEQMIMIRRLLELIPHGDTSGEALGIAMEDELSGSLTLAFSLLNVTETGLEGTFDSRCPVCATEENVLKVVRRTMAEKGFTLHNDSMKPPHHVDGNSEFVKTLLDVYESYTGRKGECVSMGGGTYVHELKNGVAFGASMPGTDNRMHGADEYAVIDELIVSAKIFAQVIVDLCS, encoded by the coding sequence ATGTATAGGAAAGAAATAGAAGAATATATAGAGTCACATAAGCAGGAAATGATAGAAGACATCTGTACACTGTGCCGCATTAACAGTGAAAAGATGCCATACAGGGAAGGGATGCCTTACGGACCGGGAGCGTTTGAAGCCTTGAATGAAGCGCTGGATATTGCGGAATCCTATGGTTTTTCCATTACCAATTATGATAATTATGTTGGAACGGCAGATCTAAACGATAAGGAAAGACAGCTTGATATTCTGGCCCATCTTGATGTGGTGCCGGCAGGAGAAGGCTGGAAGGAGACAGAGCCTTTTGAGCCGGTAGTAAAGGGAGATAAACTATTTGGCAGGGGAACTGCAGATGATAAAGGCCCGGCGGTTGCTGCACTTTATGCCATGAGAGCGGTGAAAGAGCTGAATATTCCTCTAAATAAAAATGTGCGGCTGATCCTTGGAACGGACGAAGAGTGCGGAAGCTCAGATATCGCTCATTATTATGCCATTGAAAAGGAAGCACCTATGACCTTTTCTCCTGACGGCTCTTTTCCGGTTGTGAATACGGAAAAGGGTGGCTTAAACGGCCATTTCACCGCAGAATGGGCTGCTTCTGACCAGCTTCCCAAGCTGGTGAGCCTGGAGGCAGGAACCAAAGTAAACGTGGTTCCCGGAAAGGCCAATGCAGTTGTCACCGGCCTTGATGCAAAAGTCCTTGAACATGCAGCGGCAGAGTGTGAAAAAAGGACGGGAATCCGCTTTGAACTGAAATTGGATGAAGATACGGCCAACATAACTGCAATCGGTGAAAGCGCACATGCCTCTCTTCCTGAGGAGGGGAATAACGCCCTGACCGGACTTCTTTTATTCTTAACAGAGCTTCCTCTGGCGGAAAGCGAACAGATGATCATGATCCGCCGCCTTCTGGAACTGATCCCTCATGGGGATACTTCAGGAGAAGCTTTGGGAATTGCAATGGAAGATGAGCTCTCCGGCAGCCTGACTCTGGCATTCAGTCTCTTAAACGTGACAGAAACCGGTCTGGAGGGGACCTTTGACAGCCGGTGTCCGGTTTGTGCGACTGAAGAAAATGTCCTTAAAGTAGTAAGAAGAACCATGGCGGAAAAGGGCTTTACCCTTCACAATGATTCCATGAAGCCCCCTCATCATGTGGATGGAAATTCGGAATTTGTAAAGACCCTGCTGGATGTTTATGAAAGCTATACAGGCCGCAAGGGAGAGTGCGTATCCATGGGCGGCGGTACCTATGTCCATGAATTAAAGAACGGCGTTGCCTTCGGCGCTTCCATGCCGGGGACAGATAACCGTATGCATGGAGCTGATGAGTATGCAGTCATTGACGAACTGATTGTAAGCGCAAAGATATTCGCTCAGGTGATTGTAGACTTATGTTCATAA
- a CDS encoding type III pantothenate kinase produces MILAIDMGNSNIVIGGIDNTGIYFVERVTTNHGKTELEYAVNIKDIMEIHNMPLSAIEGAILSSVVPPLTDVVVCAVKKITGKTPMVVGSGMKTGLNIKMDNPKTVGSDLIVNAVAALKEYQAPIIIVDMGTATTMSVIDRNGNYSGGIIFPGLRVSLDSLSSRAAQLPYIGLNKPTRVIGKNTIDCMKNGILYGNAAMIDGVIDRMEEELGTLASLVATGGLASSVVPLCYHKIHYDEALLLKGLLVLYEKNKLD; encoded by the coding sequence ATGATTTTGGCCATTGATATGGGAAACAGCAATATTGTCATAGGCGGCATCGACAATACCGGCATCTACTTTGTAGAGCGAGTCACCACCAACCACGGAAAAACAGAGCTGGAATATGCAGTTAATATAAAAGATATTATGGAAATTCACAACATGCCCCTCTCAGCCATAGAAGGGGCAATCCTGTCTTCGGTTGTTCCTCCTCTTACGGATGTGGTCGTGTGTGCTGTTAAAAAAATAACAGGTAAGACACCCATGGTGGTCGGCTCCGGAATGAAGACCGGACTCAACATCAAGATGGACAACCCTAAGACCGTTGGCAGCGATTTAATCGTAAATGCGGTAGCTGCTTTAAAGGAGTATCAGGCTCCCATCATCATTGTTGACATGGGAACTGCCACTACCATGTCCGTCATTGACCGGAATGGGAACTACTCCGGCGGCATTATATTCCCCGGCCTTAGAGTCTCCCTGGATTCCTTAAGCAGCCGGGCTGCCCAGCTCCCTTATATCGGTTTAAACAAACCGACTAGGGTGATCGGCAAAAATACCATTGACTGCATGAAAAACGGAATCCTTTACGGCAATGCCGCCATGATCGACGGTGTCATTGACCGTATGGAGGAAGAACTTGGGACTTTGGCAAGCCTTGTGGCGACCGGAGGCCTGGCTTCCTCTGTCGTCCCGCTTTGTTATCATAAAATTCATTATGACGAGGCTCTGCTATTAAAGGGATTGCTGGTTCTATATGAAAAAAATAAGCTGGATTAA
- a CDS encoding peptide chain release factor 3 — translation MNIAEEIKKRRTFAIISHPDAGKTTLTEKFLLYGGAINLAGTVKGRKGAKHAVSDWMEIEKERGISVTSSVLQFNYDGFCINILDTPGHQDFSEDTYRTLMAADSAVMVIDGSKGVEAQTIKLFKVCVMRHIPIFTFVNKMDREARDPFELMDEIEEVLGIRTCPVNWPIGCGREFKGVYDRFKETITTFRATTNGQKEVEATEVQLGDSQVDAMIGESYHQQLMEDIELLDGASDELDMDRVGRGDLSPVFFGSALTNFGVETFLQHFLQMTTSPLPRLTTTGVVDPFEEDFSAFVFKIQANMNKAHRDRVAFMRIVSGKFDAGMEVNHVQGSKKMRLSQPQQIMAQDRKIVEEAYAGDIIGVFDPGIFSIGDTLCKSNEKFEYEGIPTFAPEHFARVRQMDTMKRKQFIKGVNQIAQEGAIQIFQEFNTGMEEIIVGVVGELQFEVLTYRLENEYNVEVRLEKLPYEYIRWIVNKEEIDVAKIQGTSDMKRIKDLKDNPLLLFVNSWSVGMVLERNPGLKLSEFGHN, via the coding sequence GTGAATATAGCGGAAGAAATTAAAAAGAGAAGAACATTTGCTATTATTTCCCATCCGGATGCGGGAAAGACGACCTTGACGGAGAAATTTCTGCTTTACGGAGGAGCTATTAATCTGGCCGGTACCGTAAAAGGAAGAAAAGGCGCCAAGCATGCCGTTTCCGACTGGATGGAGATTGAAAAAGAGAGAGGTATTTCCGTCACCTCCTCTGTGTTACAATTTAATTACGACGGATTCTGCATCAACATTCTGGACACACCAGGCCACCAGGATTTCTCTGAGGATACCTACCGTACCCTTATGGCGGCCGATTCCGCTGTCATGGTCATTGATGGTTCCAAAGGTGTGGAGGCTCAGACCATCAAGCTGTTTAAAGTCTGCGTTATGCGCCATATCCCCATTTTTACATTTGTGAATAAGATGGACCGGGAAGCAAGAGATCCATTTGAACTGATGGATGAGATCGAGGAAGTGCTTGGAATACGGACCTGTCCTGTCAACTGGCCCATAGGCTGCGGAAGAGAATTTAAAGGGGTTTATGACCGCTTTAAAGAAACCATAACCACATTCCGGGCGACTACGAACGGCCAGAAGGAAGTGGAGGCTACAGAAGTCCAGCTGGGGGATTCCCAGGTGGATGCAATGATCGGAGAAAGTTATCACCAGCAGCTTATGGAGGATATTGAGCTGCTTGACGGCGCCAGTGATGAACTGGATATGGACCGGGTCGGCAGGGGAGACTTATCTCCTGTATTTTTCGGCTCTGCACTCACAAACTTCGGGGTAGAGACATTCCTGCAGCACTTTCTTCAGATGACAACTTCCCCGCTGCCAAGATTGACGACAACAGGAGTTGTGGACCCATTTGAAGAGGATTTTTCCGCTTTTGTATTCAAGATCCAGGCCAACATGAATAAGGCTCACAGAGACCGTGTCGCATTCATGCGGATCGTCTCCGGCAAGTTTGACGCAGGCATGGAAGTAAACCATGTGCAGGGCAGCAAAAAAATGCGGTTGTCCCAGCCGCAGCAGATCATGGCCCAGGACAGGAAGATCGTGGAAGAGGCCTATGCAGGTGATATTATCGGAGTCTTTGATCCGGGCATTTTTTCCATCGGAGATACCCTTTGCAAATCCAATGAAAAATTTGAATATGAGGGTATTCCTACCTTTGCACCAGAGCATTTTGCAAGAGTGCGGCAGATGGATACCATGAAAAGAAAGCAGTTCATCAAAGGCGTAAACCAGATTGCACAGGAAGGCGCCATTCAGATTTTCCAGGAGTTTAATACCGGAATGGAAGAGATCATCGTGGGAGTCGTAGGAGAACTGCAGTTTGAGGTTTTGACCTACCGTCTGGAAAATGAGTACAATGTAGAAGTAAGACTTGAGAAGCTTCCATACGAATATATCCGCTGGATCGTAAACAAAGAAGAAATTGATGTAGCCAAGATTCAGGGTACGTCTGATATGAAGCGGATCAAGGATTTAAAGGACAATCCTCTTCTTTTATTTGTCAACAGCTGGAGCGTTGGTATGGTATTGGAGCGTAATCCGGGACTAAAGCTTTCTGAATTCGGACACAACTAA
- the coaBC gene encoding bifunctional phosphopantothenoylcysteine decarboxylase/phosphopantothenate--cysteine ligase CoaBC, whose protein sequence is MLKGKNIILGVTGSIAAYKIAGLASMLVKKGCKVHVLMSQNATNFINPITFETLTGNKCLVDTFDRNFQFNVEHVSIAKLADVVMIAPASANVIAKLAHGIADDMLTTTILACRCKKIISPAMNTNMYENPIVQDNIRICESYDMEVIKPDFGYLACGDIGAGKMPDPEVLFDFIEKEVCFEKDLAGKKILVTAGPTRESIDPVRFITNHSTGKMGYAVAKAASLRGADVTLVSGITDTPKPRFVHLIEVGSAKEMFDAVTAEAESQDAIIKAAAVADYRPKHVGTEKTKKKEGEMVIELERTDDILKWLGEHRRKGQFLCGFSMETQNMLENSRVKLDKKKIDMIVANNLKVEGAGFGTDTNVVTIITREKELPLKTMTKDEVAHHILDEIFTRQNGGKKEQAL, encoded by the coding sequence ATGCTGAAAGGAAAAAATATCATTTTGGGTGTAACAGGAAGCATTGCGGCCTATAAGATAGCCGGACTTGCCAGTATGCTGGTAAAAAAGGGCTGCAAGGTACATGTCTTAATGTCCCAAAATGCCACCAATTTTATTAATCCCATTACGTTTGAAACATTGACAGGCAATAAATGCCTGGTTGATACCTTTGACCGCAATTTTCAGTTCAACGTAGAGCATGTATCCATTGCCAAGCTTGCTGACGTTGTAATGATCGCCCCGGCCAGTGCCAATGTGATCGCAAAGCTGGCTCATGGGATCGCGGATGACATGCTGACAACCACCATCCTGGCATGCAGATGCAAGAAGATCATTTCTCCTGCCATGAATACCAATATGTACGAAAATCCAATTGTTCAGGATAATATAAGGATTTGTGAGTCCTATGACATGGAAGTAATCAAACCTGATTTCGGGTACCTGGCCTGCGGAGATATTGGGGCAGGAAAGATGCCGGATCCTGAGGTGCTTTTTGATTTCATTGAAAAAGAGGTCTGCTTTGAAAAAGACCTGGCAGGAAAGAAGATTCTGGTTACGGCCGGCCCTACCAGGGAATCCATTGATCCGGTCCGGTTCATCACAAACCATTCCACAGGGAAAATGGGCTATGCAGTGGCAAAGGCAGCCTCCTTAAGAGGGGCGGATGTGACACTTGTGAGCGGGATAACGGATACGCCAAAGCCCAGGTTTGTGCACCTCATAGAGGTTGGCAGCGCAAAAGAAATGTTTGATGCAGTTACAGCAGAAGCAGAATCTCAGGATGCCATCATTAAGGCCGCCGCTGTAGCGGATTACCGTCCAAAGCATGTGGGAACGGAAAAGACAAAGAAAAAAGAGGGAGAAATGGTTATAGAACTGGAACGGACGGACGATATCCTTAAATGGTTGGGAGAGCACCGTAGAAAGGGACAGTTTCTTTGCGGCTTTTCCATGGAGACCCAGAATATGTTAGAAAATTCAAGAGTAAAGCTTGATAAAAAAAAGATAGACATGATTGTTGCCAACAACTTAAAAGTGGAAGGAGCCGGCTTTGGAACAGATACCAACGTAGTTACCATCATAACCAGGGAAAAAGAGCTTCCGCTTAAGACCATGACAAAAGATGAAGTAGCGCATCACATTCTAGATGAGATATTTACCCGCCAGAATGGAGGAAAGAAGGAGCAGGCATTATGA
- a CDS encoding methionine ABC transporter ATP-binding protein: protein MQSAEPIIQLVGLGKEFRTTGGPIKALDDINLSIEQGEIFGIIGLSGAGKSTLVRCINYLEIPTSGDVLFENKSLASMRPQEQRLARQSMGMIFQQFNLLAQRNVLQNVCFPLEIAKAPKKEGLKRAMELLEIVGLKDRAKAYPAQLSGGQKQRVAIARALATNPKVLLCDEATSALDPNTTKSILGLLKNINKSMGVTVVVITHEMSVIEAICDRVAIIDQSHIAEVGSVKEIFSEPKSKIGRQLILGEAAEQVSRFGGSRRVRISFDGRSSFEPVLANMILACKVPVNIMHAETRDINGTAMGQMVIQLPDNEVDQNRVLSYLKTAGITHEEVKKHDL, encoded by the coding sequence ATGCAGTCAGCAGAACCTATTATTCAGCTGGTGGGACTAGGAAAAGAGTTTCGTACCACAGGCGGCCCAATTAAGGCCCTGGACGATATCAACCTGTCCATAGAACAGGGAGAGATATTTGGAATTATCGGTTTAAGCGGAGCCGGAAAAAGTACTTTGGTCCGCTGTATCAACTATTTAGAAATACCGACATCAGGAGATGTACTTTTTGAAAACAAGAGTCTGGCGTCCATGCGGCCACAGGAGCAGAGACTGGCCAGACAGTCCATGGGCATGATTTTTCAGCAGTTCAACCTGCTGGCTCAAAGAAACGTTCTTCAGAATGTGTGCTTTCCGTTAGAAATCGCCAAGGCGCCCAAAAAGGAAGGGTTAAAAAGAGCCATGGAGCTTTTGGAAATCGTGGGCCTTAAGGACCGGGCCAAGGCTTATCCGGCCCAGCTGTCAGGTGGGCAGAAGCAAAGGGTAGCCATAGCAAGAGCCCTGGCAACCAATCCGAAGGTTCTCCTTTGCGATGAGGCCACTAGTGCGTTGGATCCAAATACCACAAAGTCCATACTTGGACTTTTAAAAAATATTAACAAGTCCATGGGCGTCACCGTGGTTGTTATTACCCATGAGATGTCGGTTATAGAAGCCATCTGTGACCGGGTGGCGATTATTGACCAGAGCCATATTGCTGAAGTGGGAAGCGTAAAGGAAATATTCTCTGAGCCAAAGTCAAAGATCGGCAGACAGCTCATATTAGGAGAAGCGGCGGAACAAGTCAGCCGTTTTGGCGGCTCCAGAAGAGTCCGGATTTCCTTTGACGGACGGTCTTCCTTTGAGCCTGTCCTTGCCAATATGATATTAGCCTGTAAGGTGCCGGTGAATATTATGCATGCCGAGACCAGAGATATTAACGGAACTGCTATGGGACAGATGGTCATCCAGCTTCCAGATAATGAGGTGGACCAGAACCGGGTGCTTAGTTATTTAAAAACAGCAGGGATAACACATGAGGAGGTGAAGAAACATGACCTTTGA
- a CDS encoding MetQ/NlpA family ABC transporter substrate-binding protein, whose product MKKSLYVFSAALVAAAALTACAGSKEAPATPTATQAASSEETKAEETTAAETTGQLEKIIVGATPAPHAEILNAAKDILKEKGYELVVKEYTDYVQPNMALESGDLDANYFQHKPYLDQFNEQKGTDLVSAAAIHYEPFGIYAGKTDAIDKLPDGAQIAVPNDVSNEARALLLLADQGLIGLKEGVELDATKNDIVKNDKNFKIVEVEAAQLPRSLGDVDVAVINGNYAIEAGLKVSDALAVEDANSVAATLYSNIIAVRAGEESSEKTKALVEALTSDTVKKFIEDTYEGAVVPSF is encoded by the coding sequence ATGAAAAAGTCACTTTATGTATTTTCAGCTGCACTGGTTGCAGCAGCAGCGCTGACAGCATGCGCAGGAAGTAAGGAAGCACCCGCAACACCTACAGCAACCCAGGCTGCATCCTCAGAGGAAACAAAAGCAGAAGAAACAACGGCAGCTGAAACGACCGGCCAGCTGGAGAAGATCATTGTCGGAGCAACTCCGGCACCTCATGCAGAGATTTTAAATGCTGCAAAGGATATTTTAAAAGAAAAAGGCTATGAGCTGGTAGTCAAGGAATATACGGATTATGTGCAGCCAAACATGGCTCTTGAATCCGGAGACTTAGATGCCAACTATTTCCAGCACAAGCCATATCTGGATCAGTTCAATGAGCAGAAAGGAACCGACCTTGTAAGTGCGGCAGCCATTCACTATGAGCCCTTCGGCATCTACGCAGGAAAGACAGATGCTATTGATAAGCTTCCCGACGGAGCTCAGATCGCAGTTCCTAATGATGTTTCCAACGAAGCAAGAGCTCTTCTTTTACTGGCAGACCAGGGGCTGATCGGATTAAAGGAAGGCGTTGAACTGGATGCAACCAAGAATGATATTGTAAAGAACGATAAGAATTTTAAGATCGTTGAAGTAGAAGCTGCTCAGCTTCCCCGTTCCTTAGGCGATGTAGATGTGGCTGTTATCAATGGAAACTACGCCATTGAGGCAGGCTTAAAGGTATCCGATGCACTGGCTGTGGAGGATGCAAATTCTGTGGCAGCAACCCTTTACAGTAATATTATTGCAGTTCGTGCAGGCGAGGAAAGCAGCGAGAAGACCAAAGCTCTTGTTGAGGCTTTAACAAGCGATACTGTTAAAAAGTTTATCGAAGACACTTACGAAGGTGCGGTAGTTCCTTCTTTCTAA
- a CDS encoding methionine ABC transporter permease, which produces MTFDATTIQMLITGIGESLFMTLTSSVFSYLIGIPLGIILIVTDKDGIHPIPWLQQVLGLVINLFRSIPFIILLIMVIPVTKMIVGTLLGPKAVIPPLVIAAAPYVARVVESSFKEVDSGVVEAAKSMGASTFQIICKVLLPEAKPSLLVGAALSVTTILSYSAMAGFVGGGGLGDIAIRYGYYRYQTQMMFVTVAILVIIVQIIQETGMKLSRKSDKRVK; this is translated from the coding sequence ATGACCTTTGATGCGACTACGATACAAATGCTTATTACAGGTATAGGAGAGTCTTTGTTTATGACGCTGACATCTTCCGTTTTTTCTTATCTAATCGGTATCCCTCTGGGAATTATACTAATTGTTACAGATAAGGATGGAATCCATCCGATCCCCTGGCTCCAGCAGGTATTGGGACTTGTTATCAATCTGTTCCGCTCCATACCCTTTATTATTTTACTAATTATGGTAATACCCGTTACAAAAATGATTGTAGGAACGCTTCTTGGACCAAAGGCCGTGATTCCGCCTTTAGTAATAGCAGCAGCCCCGTATGTTGCCAGAGTGGTGGAGTCTTCGTTTAAGGAAGTGGACAGCGGTGTGGTAGAAGCGGCGAAATCCATGGGTGCCTCTACGTTTCAAATAATATGTAAGGTTCTCCTTCCGGAGGCAAAGCCTTCCCTTCTGGTAGGAGCAGCACTTTCCGTAACAACCATATTGTCCTATTCCGCTATGGCCGGATTTGTAGGCGGCGGCGGTCTTGGTGATATTGCAATTCGATATGGATATTACCGTTATCAGACACAGATGATGTTTGTAACTGTCGCGATCCTTGTGATCATCGTCCAGATCATTCAGGAAACCGGAATGAAGTTATCCAGAAAGAGCGACAAACGGGTTAAATAG
- a CDS encoding GatB/YqeY domain-containing protein has product MSKIDEVRAAMVEAMKAKDKQRKDALSMLLSALKNFEIDKKDHTPITEDEANTVVKKEIKQTQETHDLAPEDRTDIREEAAFRIIVYKEFAPEDMGEEQIREIIQSVLEELGIEAPTGADKGRIMKTLMPKVKGKADGKAVNEVLASIMK; this is encoded by the coding sequence ATGAGTAAGATTGATGAAGTAAGGGCAGCCATGGTAGAGGCAATGAAGGCAAAGGATAAACAGCGGAAAGATGCCTTATCCATGCTTCTTTCTGCTCTTAAGAATTTTGAAATCGATAAGAAGGACCATACCCCTATTACGGAAGATGAAGCCAATACAGTAGTAAAGAAGGAAATCAAACAGACTCAGGAAACTCATGATCTTGCGCCTGAAGACAGGACGGATATCAGGGAAGAAGCTGCGTTTCGTATTATCGTTTATAAGGAATTTGCTCCGGAGGATATGGGAGAGGAGCAGATCAGAGAGATCATCCAGTCAGTTCTTGAGGAACTTGGAATTGAAGCTCCTACTGGGGCAGACAAAGGAAGGATCATGAAAACCCTGATGCCCAAAGTAAAGGGAAAAGCGGATGGCAAGGCAGTAAATGAAGTACTTGCATCTATAATGAAATAA
- the sigG gene encoding RNA polymerase sporulation sigma factor SigG — MSGYKVEICGVNTSKLPLLNNEEKEVLFKRILDGDKKAREDYIKGNLRLVLSVIQRFSGSNENVDDLFQIGCIGLIKAIDNFDITQNVRFSTYAVPMILGEVRRYLRDNNSIRVSRSLRDTAYKAIYAKENLMKKNLKEPTLMEIADEIGVSKEDITYALDAIQSPVSLYEPVYSDGGDPLFVMDQISDKKNLEENWVEDISLNEAMRRLPERERHIIDMRFFEGKTQTEVAEEIHISQAQVSRLEKNALKTMKNYLS, encoded by the coding sequence ATGTCTGGATACAAAGTAGAGATTTGTGGTGTCAATACTTCCAAACTTCCTCTTCTTAATAACGAAGAGAAGGAAGTTCTGTTCAAACGGATTCTTGATGGAGATAAAAAGGCCAGAGAAGATTACATCAAGGGAAACTTAAGACTGGTTCTCAGTGTCATACAACGTTTTTCCGGGAGCAATGAAAACGTTGACGACTTATTTCAGATCGGATGCATCGGTTTAATCAAAGCCATTGATAATTTCGATATTACGCAGAACGTCCGGTTCTCCACCTATGCGGTACCCATGATTTTGGGCGAAGTACGGCGTTATCTTCGGGATAATAATTCTATCCGCGTCAGCCGGTCCCTGCGTGATACCGCTTATAAGGCAATCTATGCCAAAGAAAATTTAATGAAGAAAAACTTAAAAGAACCTACCCTGATGGAAATCGCCGATGAAATCGGAGTCAGCAAAGAAGACATCACCTATGCTCTTGATGCCATTCAAAGCCCGGTCAGTCTTTATGAACCGGTCTATTCTGACGGCGGTGATCCTCTTTTTGTCATGGACCAGATCAGTGACAAAAAAAACTTAGAGGAAAACTGGGTAGAGGACATCTCCTTAAACGAGGCCATGAGACGTCTTCCAGAAAGGGAGCGCCATATCATTGACATGCGCTTTTTTGAAGGAAAGACGCAGACCGAGGTAGCAGAAGAAATCCATATCAGTCAGGCGCAAGTAAGCCGCCTGGAAAAAAACGCATTAAAAACCATGAAGAATTACCTTTCTTAG